Within Cellulophaga sp. L1A9, the genomic segment CAGATTTAAATGCTATTAATTTTTATGACACTTTTTTGAAAATTTTATAAGGAATTTCTAATGATAAGCTTATTAGGGTTTTCTATTTGAACATGCTCGTTTCCTATAATAATTTCTGCTAAACGCGCTCCCATAACTTCAAAATCGGTTGAAATAACAGTAATTCCGCCAGAAACTATTTCCTTTAACAAGGTGTCGTTGTACGAAATAACACCAATATCTTCAGCCAACAATAAGTTCTCCTCCTTCATACTTTTTATAAGCCTTAAGAGATTTTCATCATCTAATAGCAAATAGGCATCTCCCTTTTCCAGTCTTCTGCCTTTTATAGAAGACACCACCTCATTAGCTATAGCATATTCTTTACAAAATAACTCAAACCCTATTCTAATACCTTTTGGCTGTTTCTCAGGTGGAAACACCAAGATTAGCTTAGCATATTTCTGCAATAGAGACAAACTATCTTTAAGCCCATTAAATATATTTTTCTGAAAGTTTTGATAAATAGATGGGTATTCGGAAAGTTCTTCGTTCGTTTGGTCTAGTATGTAAACTTTATCTTTTGGTAATCTATCAATAACCTCCGCTGCACCTTCGAGGTTAGCAGGCATAATTACATAAGAACTGTAACTACCAACATTGTCATAGATTAGCTTGCGAAAGACATCATGGTTAAAGTGATGAAAGAATATATCTACTTGAACATTTTCCCCTAAACTGGAAAGAAAAGACTTGTACAAATCTTCCTTAAAAGAATTAAGCTCATCAAACATTAAGAATATTTTCTGTATTACTCCTATTTCTTCACTTACTATATAATAACCCTTTCCGACAATAGATTTAGCTATCCCTCGCGTTTTTAATTCATTAAACGCCATTAAAACAGTATCTCGTGAAAGATCATATTCATTTTTAACGCTATTTAAAGAAGGTAGCTTATCCCCTTTCTTTAAAGATCCATTACTAATAGCTTCTTCTATGGATACAACAATCTGTTTATATTTTGGAATACTAGAGTTTCCTTCAACTTTTACAATTTCCATATGACAAATATAAAAATATTTTTCAACCATACAACTAGTAGGTACTAGTATGTTTTTATAGTAAATTTTATATATTTGCTTAAAATTGATTAGAAAGATGAAAAATAAAGTTATAGTAACTGGTGGATGTGGATATATTGGTTCACATACCGTTGTTGAATTAATAGAAAATAATTTTGAAGTCGTAATAATTGACGACCTTTCTAACTCATCAAAAAAAACAGTTGAAAGAATACATGATATCACAGGTGTACTTCCTAATTTTATTAATGTAGACTTAAAAAATGAACTAGAAACGAATACTGTTTTTAAAAAACACAAAGATGCACAACTGGTTATTCATTTTGCAGCTCATAAAGCAGTAGGCGAATCTGTAGCAGAACCTCTAAAATACTATCAAAATAACCTTTATTCATTATTAAATACCATAAGCGCGCAAAGCCAAAATGGTATTAACAATTTTATATTTTCTTCGTCTGCAACGGTTTATGGCTTACCGGAAACATTACCTATTACAGAAAAAACTAAAACCCAACGGCCATTTTCTCCATATGGAAACACAAAAAAAATGGCAGAAGAGATTTTAGATGATCTCACTAAGTCAAATCATGAGTTTTCAGCAATTTCACTGCGCTATTTTAACCCTATAGGGGCGCATGAATCTGGTCTCTTAGGAGAATTACCCAATGGTATTCCCAATAATTTAATGCCTTACATTACCCAAGCAGCGAATGGAAACATAGAGAAATTAATGGTTTACGGCAATGATTACCCCACTAAAGATGGTACACCAATACGAGATTATATTCATGTGGTAGATTTAGCAAAAGCACATGTAATTGCAGTTAAGAGATTGCTAAATAAAGAACATGAAAAACCATTAGAATTTTTTAACCTAGGTACAGGAATAGGTTATTCTGTTATGGATGTAATTAATTGTTTTGAAAACACCACAGGGGTTAAACTTAACTATGAATTTACTGAACGTAGAGCGGGTGATGTTCCGCAATTATATGCAGCTACAACTTTAGCTCAAGAAAAATTAGGTTGGACTGCAGAAAAAGGGCTCCATGAAATGATAAAATCTTCATGGGATTGGGAAAATAATATAAATAACTAATTAAATCTATTTGCAAAAACTGTTTTGACCCCTATAAAACAAGAGTAATCTTTTAAATTTCGATTATAGCTTAAGCTGTTATTTTTTTCATTAGAATTAGGTGTTTATCAGCGTTCCATTTTTCCATTGGTGTAATACGCCCTAAGAGCCCATGTAACCTAGTATTGTTGTAAAAAGTCACATACCTTTTTAAGATTTGTTCAATTTGCCCAAAACATGTGTAATCCACTCTTTTAAAAATTTCTTTTTTTAGTATTCCATGATAGGCTTCTATATGCGCATTTTCTTCTGGTGTGGCTATATGTGTAAATTCTTGCTGAACCCCAATTAGTCCAAGGTATTCACGTACATTATTTGCAATAAACTGACTACCGTTGTCACTTCTAATAACAACGTTATCAGGGTATTGGTATTCTGCAAACAACTCTGATAAAAACGCTATCACCTTATCCTGTTTAATAGAAAAAGAAAAATAGTCTTTTAATATTCTACGAGTATGTACGTCTATGATGGATAATAAATAAGCGTTTTTACCCACATTAGGAATCCATACCATCTTTATATCCATCTCTAAACATTCCATTGGTCTTGAGGTATTTACTTTTCTGAATTTTACAAATTTACGCCCAGAACCACTCCTGTTTATCCGATTCTCTAGTTTTAGCATTCCCTGTTCTTTCATAATTCTGTAGAGCTTTTTATGATTAATCAGGTATGCTTCTTTTTTTAAGTAAGAAGTCATTAATCGGTAACCACAATCTATAAATTCATGACTTAAAATCTCTTTTATAGAAGCAATAACAGCGTCTTGATTAACCCAACCTCTAGATTTATGATAGGTGAGTTTACTAGGAGTATTACCCTTTTTACCAAAACTGGGAGTACGGTAATAGCTACTATGAACCATCCCTACCATATTAATTATGTTGGTTTTACTAATTTTATGCTTGCTATAAACAGCATTCACTAAATCTTTCTTGGATCGGACGTTCCAAACTTTTTTTTTAAAAGTTCTCGTTGTACTTCTAATTCAATTTCCTTATTGCTTAGAAGCTTACGTAGTATTCGGTTTTCTTCTTCTGCCTGCTTGTGTTCTTTACTTTTAGTATCATAGATGACTTTTAAGCCTGCTTCTCCTTGACTCTCATGTTTCTTCTTCCAACTATAAAAAGTACCTGTACTAACTCCGTATTTACGACAGGCTTCTATGATGCCGATCTCTTCTGAACTAGAGAGAATTTCTAACTTCTGATCTAAGGTCCATTTCTTGTATTTCATATCTCAAATATATTAAGTTTGAAATTTAAAAGATCACTCCGAACTTATTAGGGGCTAAACTATTTGATAACAACTGGTACATTACTTTCTGAAATGTAAAACTGGATTTCCTTTTCATCGGGATTAAGAAAAAAATCCATTCGCATAGTATCATTGAGATAGTAATAAAGGGAATCGGCAAACTCTTTTTCTACTTCGACTAGAATCATTTGATTGGATGTCTGGTGCTGAGAAAACTCGTTTAGCCATTGGGTTTCCCATATAGCATATTTAATATCCTCAAAACGTTCGGTAGTTTTACGAGCTATCTTTAGCACGTTATTAGACAGTATTGGTTTATACTTGGGTTTATAGGATATTACATAAAGTCCACGCCCAATAGTTTTGATAATATCCTTTTTCTTAAGGTCATAAATTCGCCAACTAAAAGTACTTTCTTTTAAGTCTGGTTCATATTCCAGATAGAATTGAAATAGCTCGTCCCTATCGAAGAAACTTCGTTCCTTAAATGCTTCTATAATCCTATTTTCTATAATTTTTGGCATATACTCTTTATCAAAACTTTGCCAAATATACAAAAAAGTGGTAAATATTTGAAAACTAATTATTACCACTATATCATTATAGTGGTAATAATTTGACTCTATAAACTCTTATATAAAAGGAATAAATTATATGCAAAGGCCTATTATTCATTACAAGTAGTGTCTGAAGCGGACTCTACTTTAAAGGTGTAGATGAGAAATGAAGTGTTGCTCTCTTTTTTTGGTAGGGTTAGCTTAATGAAAATCGGAAGCTTTGAAGTTGTGCCCATGACCTTTCAATGAAGATTTTTCCACGGAATGAATGGGAATGGGCTGAATGAGCTATGAAATCTTGAATTCTATGAATCCAACAAATAAAAAATAGAATATAATGTGATTTGCTTTTAAACGATATAGAATTGAATGTTAGTAAAAAAATAACAAAATGTTTTACATATGTTGTACCTGACCTTTTTTCGGTTCGATTTCAAACAAAAAAAAGCCGAAGATTTCTCTTCTGCTCTTGTACAGATGGGGAGACTCGAACTCCCACACC encodes:
- a CDS encoding GntR family transcriptional regulator, which encodes MEIVKVEGNSSIPKYKQIVVSIEEAISNGSLKKGDKLPSLNSVKNEYDLSRDTVLMAFNELKTRGIAKSIVGKGYYIVSEEIGVIQKIFLMFDELNSFKEDLYKSFLSSLGENVQVDIFFHHFNHDVFRKLIYDNVGSYSSYVIMPANLEGAAEVIDRLPKDKVYILDQTNEELSEYPSIYQNFQKNIFNGLKDSLSLLQKYAKLILVFPPEKQPKGIRIGFELFCKEYAIANEVVSSIKGRRLEKGDAYLLLDDENLLRLIKSMKEENLLLAEDIGVISYNDTLLKEIVSGGITVISTDFEVMGARLAEIIIGNEHVQIENPNKLIIRNSL
- the galE gene encoding UDP-glucose 4-epimerase GalE, with product MKNKVIVTGGCGYIGSHTVVELIENNFEVVIIDDLSNSSKKTVERIHDITGVLPNFINVDLKNELETNTVFKKHKDAQLVIHFAAHKAVGESVAEPLKYYQNNLYSLLNTISAQSQNGINNFIFSSSATVYGLPETLPITEKTKTQRPFSPYGNTKKMAEEILDDLTKSNHEFSAISLRYFNPIGAHESGLLGELPNGIPNNLMPYITQAANGNIEKLMVYGNDYPTKDGTPIRDYIHVVDLAKAHVIAVKRLLNKEHEKPLEFFNLGTGIGYSVMDVINCFENTTGVKLNYEFTERRAGDVPQLYAATTLAQEKLGWTAEKGLHEMIKSSWDWENNINN
- a CDS encoding IS3 family transposase, which produces MNAVYSKHKISKTNIINMVGMVHSSYYRTPSFGKKGNTPSKLTYHKSRGWVNQDAVIASIKEILSHEFIDCGYRLMTSYLKKEAYLINHKKLYRIMKEQGMLKLENRINRSGSGRKFVKFRKVNTSRPMECLEMDIKMVWIPNVGKNAYLLSIIDVHTRRILKDYFSFSIKQDKVIAFLSELFAEYQYPDNVVIRSDNGSQFIANNVREYLGLIGVQQEFTHIATPEENAHIEAYHGILKKEIFKRVDYTCFGQIEQILKRYVTFYNNTRLHGLLGRITPMEKWNADKHLILMKKITA
- a CDS encoding transposase — encoded protein: MKYKKWTLDQKLEILSSSEEIGIIEACRKYGVSTGTFYSWKKKHESQGEAGLKVIYDTKSKEHKQAEEENRILRKLLSNKEIELEVQRELLKKKFGTSDPRKI
- a CDS encoding DUF6577 family protein; its protein translation is MPKIIENRIIEAFKERSFFDRDELFQFYLEYEPDLKESTFSWRIYDLKKKDIIKTIGRGLYVISYKPKYKPILSNNVLKIARKTTERFEDIKYAIWETQWLNEFSQHQTSNQMILVEVEKEFADSLYYYLNDTMRMDFFLNPDEKEIQFYISESNVPVVIK